GAAACCGCTTCGGTACCCGAACCTCCGGCTGACCCGGACGATTTTAAAGGGCAGCAGGTTTACCGGCAGCAGCAGGCGGCTGCATTTCGGGAACGGGATGAAGGCGACCTGGAACCGGCTTTTGCACGGGATCAGGATGAATCCATCGGTGACGGGGAAATGGTTGCAGAGGCGAACCGATATAATGGTGATGTTGAGCTGGACACCCGCCATGTCTACAAGGGGGCTGTTAATGGCATGGTGCATCTGCCTGATCAGAATAGCCAGTCGTCAAAAACACCTTCAGCTCCGCCTTCCGATGCTCCTCCTAGCTATCAGGAAGCCGTTGAAAATGGTGGTTATGTTCCTTGGGCTGTCGAGCCTCGGCTAACTTGGGTCATTCGAAATGGTCAGCTGGTTCAGGAACCGACTCTACCAATTGCGTCGAGTGTAGGGCAGGTGCGGGAGGTTAATCCATGGGTTAGACGTAACGGTGTTAAACAGCTTCCAGAGTCAACCCGAGAGCTGGGTTTGCTTGGGAAGTCGCAGGCAGCTGTGATCGAAGCGGCTTCATCACTGAAAATCCCGGTGGGTATTACCAGCAAGCTTTCAAGGCTGAGAGAGTATCATATCTATTTGATTGTTGACGACAGTGGATCAATGGGAGAGTCCGATACCGGTTTGTCGTACGAAAAAAACGGTTGTCCTCAGTTGTCCAGAATGGAGGAGCTGAAATTCCGGCTGCGGGCTATCATACCACTGCTGGCTGCTGTGTCGGTACAGGGCATCACCATTCGATGTCTGAACCGGTTTGAAGCCCAGTATATTTCCGGTGACATGAGCGTGAGGGATAAGGAAGCGGCGTTGCGTACTTTTGTTGATTCTCTTCAACCGTCCTATGGCACGCCCCTTAACCAGGCTTTAAAAGACAGTTTTGAAAACGCCAAAAGTCAACAGAGGCCTACGGTCGTTTATATATTTACGGACGGAGAACCCACTGACTATGCCGCAGGCGCGTCTGGCTCTCAGGGCTTCATTAACCTGATCAGACAAATTCGACGGGAAAGGGATGCCGAATTTTTCCCTATTGGTCTGATGCCGTGTACGGACAAAAAAAGCTGCATTCAGTGGATGAATGGGTTGGATGAAGACACGGACCTGGGATGGATACAGGTAGTGGACGATTATTTCTCAGAACGGAAAGAAGTTTATGATCATCATGGTGGACTCATTCCTTACACTATTGGGCTTTACCTTGCAGCAGCGTTGCTGGGACCCGTTGATCAGGTACTGGATAACCTCGATGAAAGCACCATTTTCACCAAACGGCAGTTGGAAGAGTTTATGGGGTATCGAGTATCCAGCGAAGAGTACCAGCGTTACCGGAGCAGTGCACAGGAAGCCGTTCGGAATAGACACATGTGGGGACATGGCAGGCATCCGGTTGACTGGCTGAACCGGGAACCTATCTATCTTCAGGGGCAGGCACTGTTCCGGATTGATAGCGGTTGCCGGTACTCCGATTCAGACGACAATGATCCTGATCCCTATAACCCGAACGAATGCCCGCTATGTACTATTTTGTGATGTGATT
Above is a window of Endozoicomonas montiporae CL-33 DNA encoding:
- a CDS encoding vWA domain-containing protein: MMIWNQLPVRNVLLLCVLWLPAQSWSMIGVEHQPAGAIGGFGSAGNLPLFRGADPEQMMKSQVISDLVDGMTVTPETHGILLPPDDSDTISSGSVPARQEQEPKSLLQKPWPEFWEEEREKRQELLQVLEEQDVSEFELRDRDDVSQQVIEILHRDRQETASVPEPPADPDDFKGQQVYRQQQAAAFRERDEGDLEPAFARDQDESIGDGEMVAEANRYNGDVELDTRHVYKGAVNGMVHLPDQNSQSSKTPSAPPSDAPPSYQEAVENGGYVPWAVEPRLTWVIRNGQLVQEPTLPIASSVGQVREVNPWVRRNGVKQLPESTRELGLLGKSQAAVIEAASSLKIPVGITSKLSRLREYHIYLIVDDSGSMGESDTGLSYEKNGCPQLSRMEELKFRLRAIIPLLAAVSVQGITIRCLNRFEAQYISGDMSVRDKEAALRTFVDSLQPSYGTPLNQALKDSFENAKSQQRPTVVYIFTDGEPTDYAAGASGSQGFINLIRQIRRERDAEFFPIGLMPCTDKKSCIQWMNGLDEDTDLGWIQVVDDYFSERKEVYDHHGGLIPYTIGLYLAAALLGPVDQVLDNLDESTIFTKRQLEEFMGYRVSSEEYQRYRSSAQEAVRNRHMWGHGRHPVDWLNREPIYLQGQALFRIDSGCRYSDSDDNDPDPYNPNECPLCTIL